One Argentina anserina chromosome 6, drPotAnse1.1, whole genome shotgun sequence genomic window, ACTACTACTAGCCTCATACTTGTGTATTTTATCGCATGGATTTGTAAAAATTTTATCTGAAATATATTTTTGAAagataattattttatgtaattcTGTTTCATACAAATGATAGTTTTGATTTAACACATTGGtgaaatatttatatttttacagGATTATTTTTTCGGTCTATGTGCAATTATATAGGAGTAAATTTGACAATTTACAATTTAGTAAAACTTTTTGTCCTCCCTTTATAGCAGTAGAAATAAAACGAGCATCTAAAATATTTAGCAAAACGGCAAAATGTGGTCTGCCAAATCCACCGGAGTGTTTAATACTGATTGGCAAACAAGACAGTATTATAGTAAATGCAAAATGTTAAACTGAGATGTGAGATTGTGAGAATAAGACATTAAAGAGTACATACGTGTCAGTTTTACATGTAAGTTGCACGGGTAAAGTTACTAGTATGTACATATTATCCGTCATAAGAAAATACTGTGTACGAATTACATCCGAATCGTACAGCATATCGACAAAACAATCATACTGGGGAACTAGGACAATTTGTGCGTTGCATAACAAAATGACTAATTTATCATCAAAGCACTTCCATTATGATTATCCTGACTTGAAATTTGAGAAGCGTTATCAGACGGCCTTTGAGCACAATAAACAAGCAACTCAAGTGGGCATTATTTCAGAACAATGGCTTTCAAACTTCACTGAGGTCATTTTGTAGCGACTACTAGTTCATATTAACGAAAAACAGGAGAATCAGTTTAACCATCAATGAGTCAATGTTGCACTTGCAGCACACTCCATTGTCAGACATAAAGATTCAACGCGTTGTATTCACAGGAAGATAATGAAACTATCCTAAGAACCATTCATACATGTACCTCCACTTCACTGCATTTGCTACTTAAACTGAGAAGCTGTGGCTGACATGAATTTCATTTGCTAGAAGCTACCACTCCGCTCCACTTCTGAAAACCCACTtgcttcttcatctccatTTGCACCATCACATTCCATTTCACCTGCTGTTATGGAGGTAAAATCCGCCTCATTTATCTTATTCCAACAGTCGCTCCTGTGATTTTGTGTTGTTAACGTTCTTATCACCGAGTAACTTTATATATTCCTTGGCACCCTCTGGATCAGGTTTCTTCATCAAGTAGTTGAGACAGGCCGCCCAAACATCCTTGTCAATTTTCCAACCTGGCTTCACAGCCAAAAGTGATTTTCTCGAAATCTCAACTGCCTTCTCAATTTGATCATGATCAAGATGGATTTTTGCCAAAGAGCACCATGACTTTGCATCAGGTTCCGCACCCTTTTGTATAACCTTTTCAATGATAGCTTCAGCCTTGTCAAGAAGACCTTTTCTGGCATAATAAGCAATCAAGTGATTGGGATACGAACTTCATAACGTGAATACTGAGATTCCCACTCCTCATAGATCTTTTTGGCACTCTCACTGTCGCCAATCTTCAAGAGTGAGGTTATCATGACTTTATAACCCTTATTGTATACTTTCAACTGACCTTTGTAGAGTTCCCATAGCCTCACGACCTCATCTTTCTTCCCTAGTGATGCATATTGGGGCATGAGGTGCTCATATGCTTCCCTCCGTCTCACAGATTTTGGTATCAGCTCCTCAGACTTCTTTAGCATTGCTAAAGCCTTGTCCTCGTTTCCGGATTTTATATAAACATTTGCCACAGCCGCATAGTTCATCCAATCCAAACGACAATCTGGATGCGATTCCCACTGTGCAAGAATCTTCTCAACTGCCTCAAAGCAGCAGCATATGCATTTAGCCGGATCCCATACGTGAATCTGTTACACTTTACGCCCTTCTCCTTCATCTCACTCACCAGTTACTCAAGCTTATCACGCTCTCCACTCCGACAataaaaattgagaaaattgtTGTAAGTCAATGCCGTCCTAGCCAGCCCCAAGTCCCTAATCTTCTGCATTGTGGCCTCGGCTTTCGCCACAAGCTTCGCATCGCCATAGCAGTTGAGGAGAGCTAAGTGGACCGCGAGTGACTTCATATGTACCAGAATGCTGTCGAAATAACTCTCAGCTAGTTCCACTCCATGAACTTTCGCAATCAAGTCAAGCCGAAGCGCTGCATCGGCCGGAGTAAGTTCAATGTACCTTTTGTCAGTCATCCAAATTGACACCTGGGCAGTTCAATCAACAATGTCACGAATTTCGGAAGCTGGTATTTCTATCAAACTCTAAAACAAACTACAAATCGCTACCTTATCTACCTCCTAGAACATCATATGACATATGATACAGTAAATTGAATATACTGACAGTTCAAATTTCACCAGTATTGAATCaattaacaaaatttaaaagagGAGATTAGTACCTGAAGAGCATCGTCGAAGCGTTTGAGCTCCCGGATCATGGAGAGGAGGCCGGGTTTATCGACGATTCGGCCTTCTTCGATCCAGTGGTCGAGAATggcgtagaccttgggatgtGACATATTCCAAATCCGGTTGTAGAGGCGGTTGAGTGTGCCTTTCCAGTGAGTTCTATGAGTCGGGGACGGCGGCGATTTCGCCGTCGTTGAGTAGAGCGAAACGGCTAGTGGGTTTCGGTGGGGATAGAAATGAGAGTAGAAATTGAATAGGGGGCTCAAGCGAGACGACTTCATGGGTTGAGTACTGAGAAGTGAGGTCGCAAAGGGTTTTAAATTTTAAGCATTTCTGTTTGGTAAACAAGGTCGGAATTTCTAACCAAAAAAGGTGGTCGGAATGGGTTTTAACTCCATTTTGGCTTAAAACCAAGAAAATGTGTAAATGAATTCCAAACATTTTCTAAATATTAGATTTTAGAAATTTGACTCTGGCTGTTGTTCTCAAAGGTACACCGCAAGTCCTTGGCCTGATGATCGATTTTCAAGCACCATCTCTCAACTGTAGGttattgctttttttttttggatttgttttattttaaactagTTATATTAGTTTGctttaatttcgtaaaactACTGAGCTCGCTCTCCTTACATGCATTGGAGCTTGCTCCTGCGTGATCTAAGAATAATTGGTCTTTACTGGCTCGTTGGAATCCCTtttaaatagtaaatttgaCTTACTATTTAATCTTGTAAATTTTGGATACCCAAGAGGCTTCTGTCTATAAATTTCTAAAGAAACCCACCTGACTTTCTACACCAACACGATTCCTCACTATACCAAGCAAGGCAAGAGAGTGTTAATAAATCAGTTCCAACAAATTGGTAAGATAAATTCTGCATCTATAGGAAGTGGATAGGTTTCGTTTTTGAATAACACTACATTGTTAGAGTAGAGAAACAAAAGACACCAAGATACATTTTGCTAACATCTTAGCTCATGATGCAAAAATGCATGCGTTAGCAGCTGACTTCCATTTCCTACCCAAAAGTTCAGGTGACCTTTGGAACCCTTATGCACAGATTATACTTCTGCGAATTGGAACCCAAGTGGCAAAAGTTGCTACGGCCCATATTCTACTTCTGTTCGTTCAATTGTTTCTTCATCCCCCTTTGGGCAATCCCATAACATTTCACCTAACACAGCAGTCGAATTCTCATTTTTGATATGACTCAACAATCTCTCATGAACATTCACAGGAATAATGTTCTTATTTGTGAGGAGTTTTATGAATTCCTCCACACCTTCCAAATCTGCTTTAGTTTTGAAACATTCCAGACACACGACCACAACATCCTTGTCAGGCTTCCATCCTGGCAATGCAGCAGAAACTGCTTTTGTTGCCGATTCAAGTGCTTTCTCAATTTCACCTTGATCAAGATAACCTTCCGCCAAAATACTCCATGTCACATAATTAGGTTTCTCATCCTTCAATGTTATCTTGCTCATAATGGCTTCAGCCTTGTCAAGAAAACCATTCCTAGTGTAAGCACCAATTAAGGTATTCGGGATACGAATATCAAAATTTGCATTGCTAGATTCCCACTCTTCGAAAATCTTCTCAGCACACTCAATGTCATTGAACTTCAAGATAGAGGtcgtaatgcatatataaccTCTATTGTATACTTTTAGCATCTTCTTGTAACAATTCCATAGTCTCAaagtatcatttttttttcctattacTATATTGAGTCATAAGATACTCATATGCTCCCCACCGTCTTCTAGAAATTGGTATCTGTTCCTTGAATATCTTGAGCATTGCCAAAGCCTTGTCCGCAGCTCCTACCTTTGTATAACCACTTGTTGCAGCAGCATAATTAGACCAGTCCATATAAATCCTAGGATTTGATTTCCATTCTGCCATAATCTTATCAATTCCCTCGAGATCAGAAGCAGCTGCAGCTGCACTAAGTCTGATCCCATATGTGATTTTGTCAAACCCGATGCCATTCTCTACCATTTCACTCATCAGAGTGTCAAATTTCTCCTTGTTTCCAGTCTTATAATACAAACTGAGCAAAACATTGTATGCCCATGGCGTCCTAGAGAACCCCAAATTCCTCATCTTCGCCATGGTGGCCTCTGCTTTTTCCAACTGTTTAGCATGGCAATATCAGTTGAGGAGATCCTGGTAAACCAAAGGGACTTTCAATTGTGTGGGGAATGTTGCTAAAATAATTCTCAGCTTATTCTATTCCATGAACTTTTGCAATCAAGTCGAGTCGGATGGCTACTTCGGAGGGCAAAAGCGCAACATACCTTTTGTCACTCATCTACATGGACACCTGAGAGTTAAACAATACACAGACAAGTTTCAAAACCTGAGGCTTAATACATACACAATTTCTTCAAACACAATATCCATCATAAAAAAGTACATAATAATTACACCCAAATTTTACAGCCTGAGACATCATTTCATTTACATGTATATTCTCAAAACCCCATATAGAGCATTTCTACAAAACTATCATACTGAGGACTAAGAGAATTTGCGCGTTGCATAACAAAATGACTAAATTATTATCATAGCACTTCCATTATTGAttagggtaaattcctcctatggtacctgatgtttggctacttggacaatttggtacccaaagttctcaaatttaggccattttggtacttatgtcaattttgaccatattttcagggttatttccgtcatcttatctcaactttacttcattttttataatacctccaaattgcctctaagttatcactaaaaatttgataactcatccacttagtatctgtgatgatttacgtatataaattttcataatgtagctatcaatctaaattaattttaattataagtattaaaaaattttgaaaaaaattacaattgcataaaggcaatttatttcctttgcataaaataattaggatacaataagtatattaagaaaaaaatttattttcgatatatgcgaagtagatgctaagtggagtagatatatcaatttaattatctccaaagagaggcaattatatgaagaaataaagaaaaatgtaaatttaatgaatttaggactagaatgacggaaataaccctgaaaatatggtcaaaattgatagaggtaccaaaatggcctaaatttgagaactttaggtaccaaattgtccgctttcatacatcaggtaccaaattgtctaagtagccaaacatcaggtaccataggaggaatttaccctatTGATTATCCTGACTTGAATATTTCTCTAATCTCTATATATTCAATTTCGTGGTAAAAACAACATGCACATTGTATAAATATAGCGGCGGTGGAGCTCTTTGATGATAGAGATGAGGTCAAATCGATAAAGGGCTTGTCGTCTTGGACCCACCGGTCAAGAACGGGTACAATGGAGACAGTATAATCGATCCCGGTGATCTGACCGTAGAGGTCTTCCAGCGAGCCTGGCCACAGTTGGCGATGAAATTTGGGGGCCGCCGTTGAGTAGAGCGAAGCGTGCGCAGGTGGGTTTTGAGGACAGAAACGGGAGTAGAGAGCTTTCAAATGAGTGTCTCATCCTGAAAATCCTGCAATCGCCGAAATTGAAACGACCACAAGGAGAGGGATTTAAACGCTCTGATTGGGTTTACTGTAGCAGGACACCCCTTCCAGGTTGAAACCATTTCACATGGGTCCGTTAGGGATTAGTCACACGCCGGAGATATTACTTTCGGCCATAGGGATACTGTAATGCCCAGATTCTACATTTGATAACATCATGTGAgatagactccccctgaagtctacgaaacaattccccctgattagtggcATAATCATGAAGTACAAataacaacgtatacaacgttcattacatgtttCTCAAACATAGTCTTAGGCTAATgtttaatcattaatctagccacacatccttagatcatacatgttaCACTATGCCAaatttagatcttaggaaacaagattgcataacaactcaaaacaagagtttgcaatgaaaatcagattctcgggtataATGACATTCACTCATttaaatggccataacttcttcgtcaaaataggtataagcgaaccgtaaaatgttctggaaattaaacacccgtggctttccaatgacataaagttccCAACCTAATTCgaccggagcagttcacagtgttatgtcgaagttgactgacttgcaaatttctggACAGAattgtcctactttgctaaaacggtcataactcactcaatatgatagttaTGAACAAATGATTGGTGtctctggaaagtagacacataaacCTTTCTAACGGTagcaatttcaccatatttcattgagcgagctgtcttataagtctcgttgaagttgacctacgaaactggacagattttaatttgtcacattcattgtgtctttcacaaaggaatgggggaattgaccaatgaaggactgattttggtccgagatggaaccgtacgcatcctttATGCTACCAGTGttgactgctacaccaaggcgtacgttgatgttgctggaggtgttggcggcgttggtgtggatatgatttgtgttggttcactaagtgtagaactacaCCCATGTCAAatgagcaatgcaagtccaataaCAATGCATaagcgcatagttaatcacatcataatgaaagcaatagtgtcccaacaacactaacgtgtatgaatgtatagctcattgaatctcttcatcatctatacttagacggaatcgagaatcaagaattagctttcatatgaacacttatgggtatgagttcttgcaatcgattgtactatgttctctcgaacgtcgcaatctgattacataagctatatgtggtctggaggcatttaaagtccctcgggcactctcatatctacgtcaagatccctttatagatattctatgaccactatcatatgctgcaaatcagttttcatggacactactactgatcaagtaggggaaagcaattatgtccataacgagagaatataattcatcgtagtcaatactaggataatgagacaatctttgcgccataagttctgcaaatattgcatgacttcatctttctcattacacttacgaacaatgaccaacataacaagtctagttcagcctgtattgattctttccacttcggtcaagttgctcatcgttgatgctttacaacggaataagagcataagcgaatacatcatcagtcatgggagatcaatcaattaaacacgcgcgcgctgtatacgattaatttgtgagatttctattcttctctaacatcaacaaaaggagtctgtagtgtcccacataaacttagttgatacacatgtttatagaatatctcttgatgatgggcgaaatacttgtgcctacgcacttcgcttctttctggttttgattctagagaataatggtctccccctcatctaggtaggagccaagaccaaAGCTATGACCTTTACTAGTcaatctttgcgtttgccgcccttgttttgtggtgcaataccacgggcgccaacaacaccacaacgtacgatggtgccatcgtcggcttccttcccactgtcaagGATGGTGCCaatggtgctaggaccaggtcatataaaattctcccatattctgagagttccaaccttactcatatcacagcatttatgtgtgatcttgtcactttcgcaatatcagtaaagtcattgagcatcgaatctttgactttctggaggtctataatgcgttgcacttatTGCTTACttcacgtcaattcctggcgttaaaaccggaatgggagtattccatatctccccctaatgacgggaagtatgtctcaacAAAGTGACCATCTGCTAaaatcgcaggatagagattcacggttgtagattgaaaatagcggacaagtgttggtgattcataaatcataaacaaccaaaatacttaatcgtttcaagtagacccattgagattactacaatagaggcacataaacaacttaaccaaataggcgttagtgaaaagaacgttgggaccgtatccagtgaccatctgaTACGCattaaacgcttggcaagttgtgggtctgaaacgaataagtgttgctgcatgcaacatcattacatatccccatgcaaaaaatcggcaggttagtacccataaccaagtccgagctttgatagatcgtgcagtgaatgaacatgaggaaaaaTATGTTTAACGAtgatcccagtagacatgcaaaacgaaatcgtcaaagtcgtggagctgaactctccaacggtatccaatcaaatagattcgAGAGGATGAGAAGGGTGGTCAGTCCTtaatatgatgatcatagctaaaaacttagcaaatacagcgttccttgtggaaagcaaagcgacgtgtgaccaacgcctCGATACtgttaacctataccataaaaataccgaaaaatgtctgcattcggttggatagggtctactaatgtcaccttaaatactttgtaagaatgaaatgttctcggttagagccttagcaaataaggacttccttgaaatctagcaagatAACAAACTTTGGAAAATGAGCGATGAGAATCAGAGATTcttatggaggcattagaaaacacgggaggcatcacaagctcatgTGAATGAGGGGATTCCGCCACCGACGgtcttaatgccatggagccgccgagaggggctgactcggcctcaccgtgcatggcacggatagggcacggcctcaccgtgtggagcacgggtgaggtgatcctccaatcacttcgtgaacatgaaaaatagatgatcatgtgaatttcaaagaactcgaatcatcatatttcgtttaaaatgactaaaaaatgatcatgtcaaaaccgaggagacagaaaaaccgaacccatgattcaaagaatcttgagttacataaagctactgctacatgcaagcaaagctatgtccacaggctaacaaagctactgtctgagcttgaaaaagctactgtcaatgaaatctcacagatttattcctctcaattcttaacacaaatatcaagatgaaaattcatcattggcatgtatggccttttaaaacttagcaaggcacgaagatataaaatatcttcgcacgagatccgtaaaacactcgatttcacggtgggacatgctcaaaataaaattaagggAGTCAACGACACGGTGAACTTTtctagacaatacgccgtatGTTATTGTAAAAGGGGAGATTGAAACAAATATGCAATctcatcgagtgtatcacatgacaatagaactacattcttcaacataaaagttggaaaaacatggtattgcagcagttgaataccaaacaatttgggtggtaaaaaccatccaattggtgcgggtggtcaccaataataataaaattgttaGAGCTATGAAATgatttggagaaaaccggaaaattaacatgaaaatcatgtcaaagaactcaaaatcgggtgaaatttggactagaaaacgtggcagtaaaAACTACATGAAATATGctggaaaaatgacgagaaacgacgaaaaatcatcaaaaacTTGTCGGAACCGGCGGCGCCAATTGCCAGAAAACCGGCCGGCGAAGTCTGAATTGGTCGGCAAGGAGGCCGGGGCTAttgtccgacaggggacgccggcaggaaccgTATGGTGGCACCGGAACGCCGGAAAGTGGCCGGAAGGTGGCCAAAATGCCGGAAAACATTcaggaaacgccggaacagtaaccggaaaaaacgacgtcaattttgacgttccaaggtctgttttccaaattttaaggtccaaaaacacaatgtagtactattggggtctcatgtaacccaaaagcggccaatttaaaaaccatgtgagttgcaaacgttgaccatttaTGCTAGGtttaaagcaaataaaattctcacgagttcatcttgtaaacaagaaatacgagaaattttattgaatatgccaatgtttaatacaacacaaacaaccttccaattccaatagatgacttaagctaaagtcgagcaagaatcatggcaatgccaacgtcatacttgaaaaatagtaagctagaaaacatagtcaaaacagattgactaatcaaaagtccgtagcaacagaatcttgcatatcggatcgggcgaagccttagcctgagtctaaaaaaatgtgcttacttgagaatggaaaaatgttacgtttccatctccaaaattccctcaagaaatagatacaagtgtcaaaaatggcatgtgtttctcggatgtggagtatggttcaaggtcaactctggtaatacaacgCCATAtacgtttattgaatcactctaagtgtgtcccatataattcgttatttttgggatgtTTTGTCAGAaaatagtgctgcttcagagtaatgaatttcaactcaaataaatgagtacatagaccttgggattatcgtttctagacatgagtttaagaaaactcaaacattcaaataacagtcgcgatggcgacgcatccacaagaaacgagggttgtataggtttcgaataatcaaaactatttaagtatgtaaccggaattagaagggttgtgatgtataaggtcacaaaataatcgatgcatatcggcgattctggcgaccacacgaaatcgatttcttccctttcaaaacaatcgtgagtCCCCCAGAACCGTCACATAGAAAACATCGACAAGGAGGGGAAactcatccctctatagtctcataggcgttataagaaaggccagaATAAAGCAAGAAGAAGgttaatagcgcccgatataatatatctatatgttCAAAAACGGGAACGTTAATGAgaaatttacctttgaaggtttggAGAAGACgagagtagcttctcttgagcgaagacttTGCTTGTAGagttcgcgtttcttgcgtgaatatgcgggaggagcaattttgaatcctttgatgcggggttttgcggggcaaaaagatgtttttgcggagcgaatgcggagcgaatgcggagtaGACCCTgtggggctgcgtgcaggagcTGCAGGGGCTGCATGGAGGGGTTGCTGGGATAGCAGGGGGGTTGCTGGGGTAGCAGGTTGCGGTGGCTGTAAGGGGTTTGCAGCGGCGGCGAGCAGGAGCGGCAGCCGGCGGTGgagagaggaaaaaaaattctatggctctaaaagttcaaagttttagggcaaagtgcgtgataacgtgtttcaggatgaaaaattgtgtattattgaatgatatgggggcctatatataggcattatatCACCTGAATCCTAATAAGgctaatctatctctaacagaaaacctaataaggctaagacacacacaagggtagaataataattctatCAGAACAATCTCATTTAATTAGAAATTAGAAGATAGTCAACAAGgtttaaacaaaattagaaaatagtcaatttttaaatattttttccagactgttttgttatttcttacatttttttccttcatctTCTAATTTCGACTATAAGTTTATCGTCCGACGATGAATTTGAGCGTGGTTAGTACCATTGCAAAGATCTctctcccctctttcatttgataccatTTCCACTCCAAACCGACCATCGTACAAGGCGCAACAATCCTCGCAAGGAGCTGCTGCCGTTCATGATTGTGCTCCAAGCTATTCCGGCGAAACAGGAACTGAAGGCTCCCTCATTCTAGTTATTCTCTTCGTTCTGAGCATAATCATACCAATATATTTTGAATGAACATAATTTCGCTTATTTAGAAAATTCTCTCGCTATGTCATCCTAACTGTCACACTAACTGTTATACTTTGTGTCATACCACCTATTACACTATATGTCACATTATCTTTTACACAACCAACTGCAACTGTTGTTAT contains:
- the LOC126800084 gene encoding LOW QUALITY PROTEIN: pentatricopeptide repeat-containing protein At2g20710, mitochondrial-like (The sequence of the model RefSeq protein was modified relative to this genomic sequence to represent the inferred CDS: inserted 1 base in 1 codon) codes for the protein MNYAAVANVYIKSGNEDKALAMLKKSEELIPKSVRRREAYEHLMPQYASLGKKDEVVRLWELYKGQLKVYNKGYKVMITSLLKIGDSESAKKIYEEWESQYSRYEVRXPNHLIAYYARKGLLDKAEAIIEKVIQKGAEPDAKSWCSLAKIHLDHDQIEKAVEISRKSLLAVKPGWKIDKDVWAACLNYLMKKPDPEGAKEYIKLLGDKNVNNTKSQERLLE